The genomic window AAAAACCTTGCCGAGGCCTATTTCTTGAACTTTGCAAAAAGGGTGCCGATGCCGTTTTATGGGGTGTATAACTTTTGCCCACCACGTGGACGACAGCGGTATCGAGTCTAACGACCCTTCAAGAATGGCTTCTTCGTTTCTATGGCTCGATCTCCTGATCAAGCGGTCGATTGCGGTCAACTTAAAGTGCGTTCAAGCGATTTGGAAGTAGGCTAGGCCTGGATTCTTGGGCTCTGCCCAAAAGGGGCTGAGGCGATGGCAGGCAAGGCCTCCACAGCTCTGAGACGAGATTGCCTGCTTCCAGAAAGAAACGACAAGGTGCCGTGTTTGACCTATGTGTCCGAACGTACGCGGGTAGCAGGGGAGAGAGGCTGATGGTTGGGGGCAGAGAAGCCTGTGTTCGCTTTGAGCAGTTTTTTTGTGAGGCCTGCTATCCTATAAATGCGTTATGGCTACCGATCCAGAAGGTTTCTTGTTCCGTTCGTAGTTCGAGTGCTCTATTGAGGTCTGCGCCATCAATCCAACATGGCTACGGACCGATTGGCCACGAATCCGGGGCTTCCGTTGGTCGCCCTTATTGGATTGATGGCGCAGACCTCAATAAGTAATGGCAAAAGCCTGAGTAGAGATCGAACTCCACTCAGGCTTTATTGGTTTGGCTTGGATAGTCGGCATGTGTCGCTTCTTGGCAGAGAGTGCTGCCAAGCGAGGTATCGGCTTAGGGGGAAGGCCGTTACAGGCCTTCGAGGTGCTCGATCTGTTCAACATGCTCGACCGGTGGCAGCATCTCTTCTGACTGCGGATTGGTCAGCATTGCTGGAGCCGGTTCCTTGGGGCACTGATAACCCCACCCTTCAGGGAAGGTTCCCCAGCAGGTTGCTCGGTAACCGTAGTGGAGATAGTCAGGACCGCAGGGCGTTCTGCGGACCGCTTCTTCACCGACTCCGCAATACAGGTTGCGTGCATCGATTGGGCAAGCCTTTTTAGGTGTTGTTGTGCATCCGACCATGCATAGGATGGCTGTTACCAACAACAACTGCTTTCCCCGTGACTCAATTCTTTTGAAATACATCGTAACTACCCAAGCTTTGAATTAAGGAGGTAAGCCGCTCTAGTTAACTTTCGGTTTAGGCGAACGAGCTTACCAGGAGATTTTGCGAATAATCGAACACTACGGGAATCGAAGTTAGAAGTTGTTTAAGTTGGTATTGGTTCGGTTATACAGATGGATCGTACGAGCCGTCTGGGTACCAAGCAGTGTCACACCGAGGACTCGTTCGATCGGCGAGATCAACTTGGCCAAAGCTGTGTCGAAGGCAACCAGCTTGTTTTCAGCCACGAACACGCGGTCGCCAGGCATCAACTGATAGTTGGTTGTAATGTCGCCCCGTTGGGTAATCCCTTGCCAGTCGATCGGAAGGATTTGATCGCCACATTGCGAGTTGGCACCAGGACGTGCAATCCACATTCTGGTTGAATTGGCACTCGAGAGGCTTTCGATCTGGCTAAGTGCATCGAGAGCGGTGTCTTTACCGGTAATTGGCATAGGAACGACGCGGTCGCCGAGGCCTGCTCCTTGTAGCACGACATAGTAGATTTTGCTGTTGTAGCCGTAGACGTCGACAGCAACCTCTGGGTTAGCGAAGCGTTCGGAAAGGAATGACTGGATCTCATGTTTCGCTTGATCGACGGTCATGCCAACCACGCGAACGCGTCCATAGCTACCCAGCGTCACGGTTCCATCGGGAGCAACTAAATGTTCCCCGGAGATCTCTTGGTGAGCTGAAATTCCTGCTAGGCGGACCCAGACAACTGGGTTTTGGACGTGAACTGCCAGACGTTCATGAATCACCTTTTGTGCTTCGGGAACTGTTAGGCCAGCGATACGTAGGGGACGGTATTCGCCACCAAGTGTCTGCTCGTCGTAGCCAAAGCCGAGCGTCACGGTTCCGTCGATGCCGACGGTGTATTCACCGATCACCGGTTGCTCTTCCGGGAGACCACTTGTTTCGACAACAATCGTGTCGAGCGGATGAAGCGTATAAGGAGCTTGAGGGATCAGGTTGACGGCCTGAATGCTCAACAAGTCAGGCGGTTCGATGACGTAGTCAGGCATCGTAACCATCTGCAATTCCTTCGGTTGATCAGGGTAAACCGGAGCATTGTGATTGGGATGGTCAAGATAACGATCCATTGGTTGAGAAATGGTGTGGCAGCCCATGAAACTGCATACCAGAACTGTAAACAGAGCCACGAGTTGATATTTGCGCATGTTCATGTAAGCAAGCCAGTTGACGGTACGTGTTGTCTCAGTCCAGGGAGAAGTCAAGTCGAATTCGACTTGTTCACCCTCTCGAAGTGTGTACAAATTGAGTACATATGGAATTGTCGGCGTTTTCCGGACAATCCTTCAGGCCAGAAGTGGGATCTGGCCGATTTTTATTGCAGGAAAGGCAGGAACTCTGCTTGCCCGCCAACTGCCTTGTAATGGAGAGTGCTTAGAAGATGACGGTTGCATCATTAAAAAAGAAAACGGCTGTACTAGTTCGTTGTGGGCTATTTCTGCTTCTCATCGGAACCGTTTGGGTTGTGGGAGAGAGCCAAGCAGAAGCACAGTACGGGTACCAACGATATCGCCCGAGCACACCAGTCCTAAGTCCTTACTTAGGGTTGACGGCAAATAACAACGGTGCTTTGCCGAATTACTTTGCGTTTGTCCGGCCAATGGAGAATGCGCAGCAGACGATTCAAAACGACAATCGAATGTTCAATCAGCAGCGACAAGAGTTGCTAAAGCAGCGAAATGAGCTACAGCGGTTACAGAACGAGTTTGGCCAAGGAGTGATTGCGCCAACTGGGCAAGCTGGTTGGTTCAAAGTTGGGGCTCGCCAGGGTGGAGGTTTCCGAAATACCTCGCACTATTACCAGCGATGGCAGAAATAGCCTCAGGGGAGCTAAATGGCCGTAAAGGCAATTACATATCAGTCTAATGGACTAAATGAGCCCCGTGTCGAATCGGCACGGGGCTTATTTAGTTCATGATTTAAAGTTGTCTAGCAGGTTTTTGGATAAAAGTGGGAAGATGGACTAAATAACCGAGAATCTTGCGCTCGTTTATCTTACCCGATGTGACTATAATGACGCTGGTTAGGATAACTTTAGCGAATTCAACTGGCGCAGTGGGGTTTATCACGAATGTACGTTTTTCGTGTCATAGTAGGGCAAATGATTGCCCTAGCAGTGTGCGCACCTATTTTCGCGGGTGAGCTTTACTCCACCTCGAGTTCAGGACAAAAGGTTAATGTCTTGGACCCAACTAGTGGCGAACTCTCGGAATTTGCGTCGTTCGAAGACTCCTTATCCCGCGGGATCGCTTTTGAACCTAACGGTAAGCTGTATGTGACCACATTCTTCGATGATCACTCGATTTTAGAAGAGCTTGACCGAAATTCTGGTTCTAGAACAACTATCGGTCGGTTTGCGGGTGAAACTTTCGTCCAAGCCATTGATTTTGATTATCAAGGCAATCTTTTTGCCCTTTCAACTGCCGGGCAGCTGTTTCGGATGGATCGCGATGTTGGATCTCCGTTTAGAAAAAAGCCTGGTACCGATATTTTGGATATGACGCTTGTTGGGGACACCGGCATTCTAGACTCGACAGATTTAGCGATCGATTTACCAGGACGCGTGTTTACGGTTACCGGTAGAGATCTTTATCAGATCGATCCGTTTACTGCTCAGCAGTTGTCAATGAAGCAAATTGTCATTGTTTCTCCGGAAGAATTACCCAAGCCGGAAGATGAAGACCTCAAAACGCTGGAAGTCAGCTTTCAGGTTGATGAGGGACCGACTTTCGCAGGGTTAATGTTTGATCAAGACGGGACGCTGTACGCTACCTCGAATACCTGTCCCACATCCATTTATGAAGTTGATCCTGAAACGGGAAATGCCATTTTTGTTTCCCAGACTGATATGTGTGACCCGTGCAGTGGGGACTTTCCTCCAATTGAATATGTTGGCACGGGGATTGGTGATTTCTGGGGAAGCAGTTCAACGGGGGGAAGTTATACCCTTGGCGGCCCTCTTGGTGTTGCAGGAGGGGTATTCGGTGGCGGAATAGGCGGTGGTTACGGCGGTGGAGGTGGTGGCGGAGGCGGCACCAACAATAACCCACCCGGCGGGCCTACTGATCCTGGTGGGCCAACGGACCCTGGGGTGACTCCAGTACCAGAACCAGGAAGTCTTTCTATTTTAGGGCTTGGTTTGGCAGGCTTAGGGATCGCGCGATTAGTTCGTCGCCGGACTCGTGCGGAGTTAAGCCAAGGTTAGCTTTGTGCTTCACGCTAGCTGTGGCTTTCCTGTAGGGAGCCCTTTTTGGTGGCAATTCACGGAAGTTTTGCTCCAAATTTCTTTCATTCGTAGTTAGAATGATCGAGAGGTGTGTATTTGCTTGAGGCAATGTTCCCGAATCGTGCGATTTCTGGCTAAAAAGGTCGTCGATTTAGGATTGCTGGAAGGTGGGGGGGCTGATCTCTCTAGAGGGCAGGTTGGGAGATCATATTACTTTTCGGATAAAGACTAGTTTATTTGGGTGGCGTGCTTCTGTTTTTTTTGCACAACGCCGTTGAGGATAAAGGGTTTAGGGCGATTCTGGGGAGTGTAGGGATTGGTTTGTTTGCGTAAAGATAGCAAGTAATTGCTTGACTTCTCAGGATATCAATATTTAAATATGGGTCGTGAAACTCGCTAATTGGTGGGGTGTCTACCGGCGAACAAGGTTTGGTTAATAGGAGAAATGGTATGGTTTTAAGCTGTTTTCAATGGGGAGGCATGAGAGCATTTGCGTTAATGCTCGTCCCCGCACTGTTGCTGTCCTCTGTCAGCGTAAGCAATGCTGCGATGGTGGTTGCAACGGATGACTTCTCGGCTGCTGGTTCTGGAACTGGTTGGGCTGCGGGTAGTTCGTGGAATTTTGGCAGCAATACCGCTGCTGAGACTGCCACCTACGCCAATCAAGCCATGGTCGTCAACAAGACTTCCACTAGCTACGCAACGCGTGATCTGGATTCGTCGCTCAATGGCGATTTCTTCTTCGCCTTCACCATGGACACAAGCAGCTTGAGTGCGAACCCGAACGACTTCGTGACGTTCTGGTTCGATTCCGCTGGTGGTGCTTATCCTGGTGATTCCTACATGTATGCACCCACGATCGGCTTGAAGGTCGATGGTGGCAATGGATCCATGACAGACGACTTCATGGTTCGTTTTGGCGTGGATGGTAGCACGACGGAATACTCCGACGCGTTCACCTTGGCTGACGGCAACCTTTTCGGAATCATTGGTAAGCTTAGCAAGAGTGGTGCCAACGGTAGCTCTTTTGACACTCTCGAGCTTTGGGTGACCGACGCTCTGGGTGGCTTCCCAGATTTCAACTCGCTTGGCGCAGCTCAGGCAGTTTCAACTGGTAACAGCTTCCTTTTGTCCTCAGTTCAGACGGTTGGCGTTCGCTCTTCCGGTTTGACTGGGGGTGAATCGGTGTTGTTGGACAACATCACCATCGCCACCGTTCCTGAGCCAATGACCATGGCTCTATGGGGAATCGGTGGGGTTGCTGGTTTGGCCTATTCGGCGCGTCGTCGTCGTAAGGCTGCTGGCGAAACTGCTGCCTAAGTAGTTCGATAGCTAATGAGAGAGGCTGTCAGCTTTTTGTTGACAGCCTCTTTTTTTATTGTTTCCGTAGAAATGGAAAAACAGTGGACGTCACAGCTGGCGTGGTTATGCTTGGTTGATAGGGCTGGATGCCCCAGACGAGGTAAATTTATGTGCGGTCTTGGGGCGAGTCGAGCCCAGGGAATAGCGAGACCTGCATTGGGAGGCTGCCATTATTGGCAGTGCACAGACGGTACCTTATTAATATGTCAAGCAATCAGCAGGCTGCTTCGAGTGGAGTTTCCCCTCAGTTTTTGATTGCGAGTGCGGTGGTGCTCGCGCTTGTTGCTTCGTTCTGGTCGGTCGACATTAAGCTGCTCTCTATCTGGTCGACGCAGTCGGATATGTCGCATGGTTTTTTTGTTCCCGTGATCTCCCTTTGGCTTCTCTGGTTTCGGGCTGACAAGGCGCCGAAATATGATCAGCTAGGGGGATGGGGAGCGTTTGCGATTGGCCTTGCGATTATTGCCCTGGGCATTGCAATGCGATGCTCTGGAATACTATTTCGCACGACAATTATCGAAGCATGGTCGATTATCTTGGTCGCACTAGGAATGGTGGTGGCTGTTGGGGGGATTAAAGGGCTCCGGTGGGCATGGCCTTCGGTGCTTTTTTTGGCCTTCATGCTTCCTCTGCCGGCGTCGATTGGCGGTGTTTTTGGAGCCAATCTCCAAGCGGTTGCGACCGTTGTAAGCAATTACACGCTTCAGCTCATTGGCGTGCCGGCTGTTGCGGAAGGTAATGTAATTTGGCTTTCGACTCGGCCACTCGGTGTTGCGGAGGCATGCAATGGCTTACGCATGCTAACTGCTTTCTTCGCAATATCGGTTGCATGCTGTTTCATTCTTGATCGTCCCTTATGGCAAAAACTAGTTTTAGTAGCCAGTGCCCCGGTTGTTGGCATTGTTGCCAATGTGTTTCGGATTACGCTTATTGGGGTGATCTACGAGCAGGGACCAAGCGAGGCGACATCGGTATTTGTCCATGATCTTGCAGGTTGGCTGATGATGCCACTTGCGATCGTTATTTTGATGATAGAACTATGGGTCTTATCTGGCATTGTTTTGCCTGATGAGTCTGAGTTTTCTTATCCCGATGAAGTTTCGGTGTAAGCGATGTTCGGCGTGTAAGGCATTTACGCGATGAACTGGTTTGGGTGTTGTTTCTGAGTAGAGTGTTGTTTCTGGGCAGTGAAGGGCAAAGAAGATCGCTATGTCAAACGGAAACTTGGTGATTCCATCTGATAACAATCGACAGGCAGCGAGTGTCAATGTCCCCGGCCGAGTTGTTGATGTGCGGTCCTCCGATGAGGACAGCAATCGTATGGGACAGGTCGTTCATTCATTGCGGCGTCAATGGCTCGCATCAGTAGTCCTGGGAGTTTTGCTTGCGGTGCCTATTGGTGTTGGGGTTTGGCTATTGCAAGCCCCGAAGTATTCCTCTTCAGCTTATCTCCGTATTTCAGCAAATGACCAACCTTTGGCATTCAAAACGGTAGAGCAAGCCGCGAGGAATGATTTTCGGACCTTTAAGAATACGCAAGTCCAGTTGATGATTACGCCTTTTGTCTTGAGTAAGGCACTTGGCAAAGATGGCATCATAAACCTTCCTGTAATTGCCGAGAATGAAAACCCTTTGGAATGGCTGCAAAAGGAGTTGCAGGTTCGCTTTCCGGGGGATGCGGAAATTCTGCAAGTTTCTATGTCTAGCGCAGATCCCACTACCGCAATGAAGATTGTTAATGCGGTGGTTGGTGCCTACCAAGAGGAGGTCATTGAGTCAGAGCGGATGGCTCGTGTCAGACGTTTGGACAACCTCGAGCGAGTCTATAACGAAACCGAGGCAAAAGCACGCAGTAAACGTTCCGATCTGCGTACGCTTGCAGAAACGCTGGGAACGAGTGATAGCGACACGCTGAGTTTGGCACAGCAGGGCTCGGTTCAGCATTATGGGCTGGTACGTAATGAGCTTGCTCAAGTGCGTTTTGATTTGATGAGAGCTCAGGGCGAGCTTGATTTTCTTACTTCAAGCAACAGCTCAAGCCAAGCTGCGGACAAGGCTCAAGCGGAGCCTTCAAAAGAAGTAGAAAAGACTGTTTCTGGAGAGAATGCCGCATTGCCTGTTGGTTCTGATCAGGCATTGGTTGCCGATGCAGCTACGGTAGAAGGAGAGCAGTCGGAAGAGATAGAGCCTCAGCTTTCCGAGGTTGAAATGAACGAGGCAATTTCTAGTGATCCGATCTCGGTGAAGTTGCAGGCTGAATTAGATCGCTTTGAGGAGCCGCAATATACCCTGACGCCTGCTGCTTACCAGCGTTATCGTGAAACGAACTCGGCTGCAATTAAATCGTTAGAGAGTCGCCTGAAAGAACGTCGCGAGCATCTTGAGCTGCTTGTTAAGGAACGTATTGCTCAGGATTTGGCTGCCCAGGCTAAAGGTGAAATTGCTCGCAAAGGCTCTAGTATTTTAGCAGTTCCTGAGGTGGATAACACCCTGCCGGATTTGAGGGTTCGTGTGGGCGTTCTAAAGCAACAAGAGGAGACTCTTGCTGCAGAAGTTGCTGTGCTTGAAAAAGAGGTGCGAACTTATGGGCGGTCGTCGGTTGAAGTTGAGATGATGCGTTCCGAGATCGAGGGCTTGGATAGCATCGTTCAGCAATTGAGCGCAGAGATTGAACGCACCAAGATCGAATTACGGGGAACTCCGCGTATCACGCTTTTAAGCAAGGCAGAACCAGGCACGGTCACCGATAAAAAACGCCCAATCATGATTACGGCGGCTGCTGCGTTGGCTGGGTTGGTGCTTCCTGGTGGGTTGCTTGTTTTGCGTGACTTCCAGAAGAAACGGCTCAGCGATTTGCCAACGACTCGTGACGAGCTTGGTTTGGAAATTCTGGGAACCATTCCCCGGTTGCCTCGCGGAATTACCCGAAAGCCTAAGGCTTTGGCGGTCAACCTGGGGCCATTTGAGGATCGGGTTCGCGATTCTTCAGATTCGGTAGCCGCGACAATTCTTCGTCGGGCTGCAACTCAGAAGTGTCAGGTGCTCTTGATTTCGAGTGCGATGCCGCAGGAAGGCAAATCAAGTTTAACTTGTCATTTAGCAATTAGTCTGGCTAATGCTGGTCGGCGTGTTGTTATTGTCGATTTTGATTTGCGTCGTCCCAGTATGCACCGTATTCTTGGCTTGCCAATCGGGCCGGGGGTAAGCGATCTGCTTGCCGGTCAGGCTGAACTCGCCGACGTTGTAAAAGCAACGGACATTCCGAACGTTAGCTTTTTACCCGCAGGGGTTGAAGAGCAGTCTATCTCTCGTGGAGCTACTTCTGGGGTGCTTGACGCAATCTTGGGTGATCTTCGAAAGCGATATGACTTTGTCATTGTGGACGCAGGCCCAGTTTTAGGATCGCCAAGTACACGTTTATTGGCTCAGCCACAGTACGTCGACGGCGTAATTCTTTCCGTATTCAAAGATGTGAGTCAGGTCACTCAGGTCGAGGATGCGAAAAGGGTGTTGACTAGCTTTGGAGCGCCTATCTTAGGGACCGTTCTGTCAGGCTACTCAACGGGGATGTATTACTCCTATACGGCTCGCACGAAGAGCACAGTTGAAGTCGCGAAATAACCACGGGCCTGTTTCATTATGAATAATACCTTGCTTCGAACCGTATTGGTTTGTGGGTTTGTTTTGCTTTGCTCTGCCGGGGTTGCCTTGGTGGAGATGAAGTTTGATGTATCTATCCGTCAGCCTGCAGTTGCCATCGATAGCCTTCCCGAAACACTCTCAGGGTGGAGTAGCGAGGATGTGCCTATGGATCCTGAGGTTACGCGATTCGCTGGTGCTGAAGCTACCGTCAGCCGGGTCTATCGCCGTAATGGTGAGATTCCTGTTTCCGTGTATGCAGCGGTGTGGGCGGATGAAGAAACCGTTTCCAGTATTGCTCCGCATCCGCCAGGCGTTTGTTATCCAAACGCTGGCTGGACATTGGAACGCGAAAAAGTTGTTGTCGTTGACGACTCAGTGCCCATTCAATTGTTAGAGTTTTCGCGAGCTGGAGAGCATGTTATTACGGCACACTGGTATCAGCTCGGAGAGCTGCGGTATGTAGATCGTGACAAAGGACGCTTAGGGCTGGCATCGCTTTGGGGGGAATCGAGTTGGCCTCCCTTAGTCAAAATCTTGCTTCAAACACAAGCTTCAAGCATTGAGGAGGCCGAAAGTCGTTTGACTGCTATTGCCACGGACGTCAATCAATTTACGAAGACAGTACAGTAGTTGATTGCAACTGCTTCCGTGTGACTCAGCCCCACTGGGTATTGATAGCGTTAGGAATTCAATGTTAGCACGCCTGAATTATCGCTTTATCGCATTGCTCTTTGTGGCTCTAGCTCTCTTTGCGGCAATCGTTCACGGCATTCATACCGTCCAGTTGTCAAGGCATACGGCTTCGTTCTTGCGAGAAGCGAGGCGTGTCCGCAGTGAAGGACGCATGCTGGACGCCTTGGCTCATTATCGCCGTTATACGTTGGTTGCCCCCAATGATGTTGCTGCTTTAACCGAGTTTGGCTATCTCCTGCGGGATGCGGGCAGCCCCGATCAGGCCTATTTGATTCTCAGCCGTTCCTTTCAAATTGACCCTAATCAGGATGGGCTTTGCTTAGCGTTGGTTGACCTGGCGATTGCCCTGCAGCGTTTTGCAGATGCACGCGACTATTTGGCGAACGTCTTAATTCCCGCATCTCCAGACGATCCTGAATTGCTGGGGAAGTTGGCGGTTTGCCAAGCAGGGCTCGGTGAATTTCGACAGGCATGCGACAATCTTGAGCATGCGATTAAGGGGGATCCTAGTAATATTGGCTTGTATCTTCGTTTAGCGAATTTGCAGAACTCGTCACTGAATAGTTACGGCGACGCTAAGGTAACGCTGGACGAAATGGTAGCGAATAATGTTCGTGATCCATTGGCTTATGTTGCTCGCGGGCATTGGGTGATGTCGGCCGTCTCGGGGAATGCTGTAGATGGGCAGGGGCGCACCGGCGGTGGGGCCTTACAGACGCTTGAAAGTCATCGGTATGCCGAAGTGCAGTCCGATTTGAATGAAGCCTTGCAGCTTGCCCCGGCGTCTGTAGATGCTAATTTGCTGGGAGCAGAGTTGGCGCTCACTCAGATGGATTTAGATAAGGCCGTTGAGTTTGCAACGCGGGCAAAGCGGATTGCTGCCAACGAGCCTTACCCGGTTCGTCTGCTGGTTCGTGTTGCCAGTCTCAAGGGTGATCACAATAAGGCAATTGAAGTAGCACGCGAAGGCTTGAAAAATTGGCCGAATGATTTTCAACTTCAATGGATGCTGGCGAACCTTCTCATTGATGGTCAGAAGATCGATGATGCTTTGCCGGTCATAGAGCATCTTCGTGTGTTGTCTCCTGATCCTTCTCTTATTGCCTTGCTTGAGGCGAGAGTCTTGGCGGTAGAAGGAAAGTGGCGAGAATCGGCAAAGTTAGTTGAACAGAATCGGGCTCGACTTATGAATTGGCCGGCAATCGCCAGTCGTGCTGACTTTCATCTTGGACGCTGTTATCAGCAATTGGCACGTCCCGATCAGGAGTTGAATGCCTATCGCCGAGCGCTTGCAGTTGATCCGAATTCGAGGGATCTGCGTTTGGCAGTTGCGAATGCTCTTCGTAATTCCAATAAGTTTGATGAAGCATTTGAAGAGTATCGGGCGATCGTCGAAGGTGGTTCTCAGGGGGCTGAGGATGAAAAAAAAGGAGTGCCGCTTGAGGCAGTTGTTAATTACTTTCGCTTGCTGGTACGCGAAGAAAGCCTGAAAACAAACGGAAAGTCGCTAGAGCGTGTTGTCGATGCAATGGATCGTCTGGAAGAACGTAATCCGGGGATCATGTATCTTCCGATCTTGAGGGCTGAGCTATATGTTGCTCAAGGGGATCTTGAGAAAGCCTCTAAGTTAATCCATGACGCGAGGGGTAATAATCCAGAACTCTTTGATTTCTTTTCGGCAGAAGTCATGCTGGCTTGCCAAAAGGAAGATTGGGACGCTGTCGATCGACTATTGGCTGAGGGCAAAGAGACCTTTGACAAAGATCCACGATTTTGGATGCTGTCGGGAAAAAGTGCGGTGCTTCGGTATGGAATCGAGTCCGGCGACACTATTCGGGATATTGCTAAGGACGAGAGTCTCAAGAGTAGCAAATCGTATTCTGATGTGTTGAGTTATCTGGCGTCCCTTGCATTTTGGATTCAGGATGCTGAGCTGACCAAGGAACTCGGACAGCAAGTCATCGCAGCCGAGCCTAATCAATTGGCGATTCGGTTATTGCTTTTGGAAAGTGCATTTCGCGAGAAAAATCTTGCTGATGTCGCCCCTTTGCTGGCAGAAGTGGAAGTAATTGATGGCCGGCATGCAACATGGAATTATGGGGAGGCCATGCGGCTTGTACTTGAGGTGCAAGCAGCCGATGGGAAAGATGAAGATAGGAAAGTTTTAAAGGCTTTTGCGCACTTGGCCGATGCCCAGAAGTTGCGTCCAGGTTGGGGGCGTGCGATCACCTTTGAGGCTCAGCTTTTAGAGCTACAAGGGCAGGAAGATATGGCGTTGTCGAAATATCTTGATGCCATATCGCTTGGTGAACGTGATCCTAAAGCATTGCAGCGTGCGACTTTTCTTTTGTTTCAGCGAGGCCGTTATGCCGAAGTTGATCGGTTGCTTGGCCAGCTGAATGAGAACGGCAGTAGCTTGTCTACCGAGTTGCTCCATACAGGCGCTGAAGCGGCCATTCAAATGGGAAAACTGGGACGTGCTTTGCAGTTAGCTCAGGATTTCGCGGAGACTTCAGAACGCTCTGAGGATCATGTTTGGCTTGCGCAGCTTTTGGTGATGCTGGACCGGCACGACGAGGCAGAAGCTGAGATGAAGAAAGCTTCTGAACTGGCTCCTTCGCAGCCTGGGCCATGGCTTGGTATGGTTGGAATCTACGCGCGGCGAAATCAGCGTGAGCTTGCCATAAAAGCGATGGAGGATGGGAGCAAGGAGCTAGAGGACAGCCAGAAAGATCTCTTTCTCGGGCAGTGCTATGAGATTCTTGGGGAAAGAGGAAAGGCAGAGGCTTCGTATCTAGCCGCAACCCAAAACCAGCCTGACAGTATTCAAGCTCAGGTCTCGCTGGTTAACTTCTATTTGCGTAATTCGCGACGGGTTGAGGCTCGGCGCGAGCTGCAGGTTTTGCTTGAGCGTGATGAAATCGAAACAGACATGGCTTGTTGGGCTCGTCGTAATCTTGCAATTCAGCTTGCGACCGAGCCCAATGAGGAAAACACGAAGTTAGCCTTAGATCTGCTTGACGAGAATGAGAAAGAGGTGGGCAAGATAAAGGGCGATCAAATTGCTCGCGCCTCTATCTTGGCGTCGCTTCC from Bremerella cremea includes these protein-coding regions:
- a CDS encoding polysaccharide biosynthesis tyrosine autokinase, yielding MSNGNLVIPSDNNRQAASVNVPGRVVDVRSSDEDSNRMGQVVHSLRRQWLASVVLGVLLAVPIGVGVWLLQAPKYSSSAYLRISANDQPLAFKTVEQAARNDFRTFKNTQVQLMITPFVLSKALGKDGIINLPVIAENENPLEWLQKELQVRFPGDAEILQVSMSSADPTTAMKIVNAVVGAYQEEVIESERMARVRRLDNLERVYNETEAKARSKRSDLRTLAETLGTSDSDTLSLAQQGSVQHYGLVRNELAQVRFDLMRAQGELDFLTSSNSSSQAADKAQAEPSKEVEKTVSGENAALPVGSDQALVADAATVEGEQSEEIEPQLSEVEMNEAISSDPISVKLQAELDRFEEPQYTLTPAAYQRYRETNSAAIKSLESRLKERREHLELLVKERIAQDLAAQAKGEIARKGSSILAVPEVDNTLPDLRVRVGVLKQQEETLAAEVAVLEKEVRTYGRSSVEVEMMRSEIEGLDSIVQQLSAEIERTKIELRGTPRITLLSKAEPGTVTDKKRPIMITAAAALAGLVLPGGLLVLRDFQKKRLSDLPTTRDELGLEILGTIPRLPRGITRKPKALAVNLGPFEDRVRDSSDSVAATILRRAATQKCQVLLISSAMPQEGKSSLTCHLAISLANAGRRVVIVDFDLRRPSMHRILGLPIGPGVSDLLAGQAELADVVKATDIPNVSFLPAGVEEQSISRGATSGVLDAILGDLRKRYDFVIVDAGPVLGSPSTRLLAQPQYVDGVILSVFKDVSQVTQVEDAKRVLTSFGAPILGTVLSGYSTGMYYSYTARTKSTVEVAK
- a CDS encoding exosortase C-terminal domain/associated protein EpsI → MLRTVLVCGFVLLCSAGVALVEMKFDVSIRQPAVAIDSLPETLSGWSSEDVPMDPEVTRFAGAEATVSRVYRRNGEIPVSVYAAVWADEETVSSIAPHPPGVCYPNAGWTLEREKVVVVDDSVPIQLLEFSRAGEHVITAHWYQLGELRYVDRDKGRLGLASLWGESSWPPLVKILLQTQASSIEEAESRLTAIATDVNQFTKTVQ
- a CDS encoding tetratricopeptide repeat protein, translating into MLARLNYRFIALLFVALALFAAIVHGIHTVQLSRHTASFLREARRVRSEGRMLDALAHYRRYTLVAPNDVAALTEFGYLLRDAGSPDQAYLILSRSFQIDPNQDGLCLALVDLAIALQRFADARDYLANVLIPASPDDPELLGKLAVCQAGLGEFRQACDNLEHAIKGDPSNIGLYLRLANLQNSSLNSYGDAKVTLDEMVANNVRDPLAYVARGHWVMSAVSGNAVDGQGRTGGGALQTLESHRYAEVQSDLNEALQLAPASVDANLLGAELALTQMDLDKAVEFATRAKRIAANEPYPVRLLVRVASLKGDHNKAIEVAREGLKNWPNDFQLQWMLANLLIDGQKIDDALPVIEHLRVLSPDPSLIALLEARVLAVEGKWRESAKLVEQNRARLMNWPAIASRADFHLGRCYQQLARPDQELNAYRRALAVDPNSRDLRLAVANALRNSNKFDEAFEEYRAIVEGGSQGAEDEKKGVPLEAVVNYFRLLVREESLKTNGKSLERVVDAMDRLEERNPGIMYLPILRAELYVAQGDLEKASKLIHDARGNNPELFDFFSAEVMLACQKEDWDAVDRLLAEGKETFDKDPRFWMLSGKSAVLRYGIESGDTIRDIAKDESLKSSKSYSDVLSYLASLAFWIQDAELTKELGQQVIAAEPNQLAIRLLLLESAFREKNLADVAPLLAEVEVIDGRHATWNYGEAMRLVLEVQAADGKDEDRKVLKAFAHLADAQKLRPGWGRAITFEAQLLELQGQEDMALSKYLDAISLGERDPKALQRATFLLFQRGRYAEVDRLLGQLNENGSSLSTELLHTGAEAAIQMGKLGRALQLAQDFAETSERSEDHVWLAQLLVMLDRHDEAEAEMKKASELAPSQPGPWLGMVGIYARRNQRELAIKAMEDGSKELEDSQKDLFLGQCYEILGERGKAEASYLAATQNQPDSIQAQVSLVNFYLRNSRRVEARRELQVLLERDEIETDMACWARRNLAIQLATEPNEENTKLALDLLDENEKEVGKIKGDQIARASILASLPSEASRLEAIKVLEAVGIGNLSLDEQFLLAKLYARHGQLQKATHLLRQLAIRSSADPKYLRTYVAALIQVGEESEAILWLDKLREASPNHFTTVDLESRVLFARQRYEQIPSLLNSWLNLEASAEEKGISGRTVQLEWVLSRLEGFAAELKKEEKASVAESFEIEALGLRDGLDEPQMKLERAIGLAARGNMPASVTLLKDLPGKVPARDLGRAVSYLVALGPDGDLLKDIEQLLTAAKQEYASDKAISSVMADVLLMEGKFMDAQEIYLKIIEEDPADVHALNNCALAMVYAGVKSEEAIHLASEAIASKGELPPLLDTRGMAYLAAGKNELAIQDFQTAIANSPQPEYYFHLALAQKAAGMMKESNASFDVIRYRKFNELQLHPTERGAYEELSAVE